The genomic stretch AAGGGAAAATTAAAGTACCTTGCAATTTGGGTTCTGGTAACAGTGGGTCATTTAACGTAAGCTACACAAGAGAAGAAAAGTGTGAAGTTAACATCATTACTTTGTCTGAAATTCTTCCAGACGATCCTTATTTACTTAAAATGGATTGTGAGGGGTGCGAAGAAGATGTAATTTTAAATTCCTACGATGACGTAGTAAAGTTCCAAAACTTATTATTTGAAATGCATTTTAAAGGTAAAAAAGAAAGAAAGATTTTAGAAAAACTTAACTCGAACTTTGAGTGTAGAAAAATTTCCAATAGGCTTTACTTATGCGAAAAGAAATAGTAACGCTTTATAATCAAGTCCACTTTTGCACATAAATCCGATTTATAAAACATTTTATTTTCAATTTTAATTGTAGCTTAGCTTCCTCTAGTTAAAAATAAGCAAAATTTTGCATATTTCCCTTTACTTCTTGTATATTATCCAGCCTTGCATGTACATTGCATCAAATCCTTTAACTGCAAAACTTCTCAATGCATCTTGAGGAGTCTCAACTAAAGGCTCTCCAGCAAGGTTAAAGGAAGTATTCATTATTAACCCTTCACCCTTTAAATCCTTAAACCCCTTTATTAAATCATACCAAGTCCTATTTTGATCCTTAGTAACAGTTTGGGGCCTAGCAGTAAAATCAACGTGACAAGTTACCGGAACCCTCTTACAAACCTCCTCATCCTTATAACGGAGCATTAAAATCATAAACTCATGACTCACCGGATCCTTAAAATACACATCCTTATCCTCATCCAGTAAAGAGGGGGCTAAGGGCCTCCACCACTCCCTACCCTTAATATCGTTAACCAACCTCCAGTAATCCTTCCTAGTCGGATCGGCAACAATTGAACGATTACCCAAAGCCCTAGGGCCTAATTCAGCCCTACCTTGATACCAGGTAATAATCCCACCCTTAGCAACAATATCAACAACAGCACTAACATCATCACCAACATACTCAGCCCTAAACTTAGAATCTTGTATAACCTTTTTAATAGTTTCGTCATCGTACTCAGGGCCCAAATAAACGTTCTTAAGCCTACCGTGCTGCATTTTTCCTCCTAAAACGTGCTCATAAACGTAAGCAGCAGCGCCAATAGGCCCACCAGCATCATTAGCAGCTGGAAAAATAAAGACGTCGTTGAAAATGTGAGAGTAATACAACTCCATGTTTGCTTTGGCATTTAAAGCAACACCACCAGCCAAAGCGACCTTATCTTCACCTGTGTGAGACTTAGCCCATTTGCCTATGTGAAGTAGTAAATTATCTGTGAAACTCTGTAGTTCATATGCTATATTTGCTGCACGTTGATCAATTGTACCTTTGGGATTCCAATTAATTTTTCCACCAGTAATATAGTCTGCGATAACTTGGTAATTAGAGTAGTAACTACTATACGCTAAGTCGAGGATTTTCTTCTTCCTAAACTTCTCTGACAAAATATAGGGGTAATCCTTATCTTCCAACCTAAACACTTCTAGGAACTTCATCTCTATTTCCGAATCACTTTTGCCGTAAGGAGCCAACCCCATAGCTTTACCTGGCCCTTCTAACCAGTCAAACCCAATATTCATAGTAACGAAGTCCCATAACTCACCTATGGAGCCGTCCCATATAGGAATACTAACGATCTTTTCGAATTCACCATTCTTAACTTTCCACACAACCGTTGAATCTACTTCTCCTCTGCCGTCAATAGTCAAAACTGTAGCTGAGTTAAACCCAGAAAAGTAGTAAGCTGTTGCAGCGTGTGTTAAATGGTGTTCTACGGGATAGATCTTTATATCGTGCGAGATTTGGTATCCTGCTTTCTTTGCAGCATGGAGTACTAATTTCTTAGCATAGTCAAGATAGGTTGCATTACCGAAAAATAAAGACTTAAAGAATCCCTTAATTGCCTCTGAAATCGGAATTCCATACCCTTTAAAGTACCCTATAAAATATTCTTCAAAGTACTTTATATCCCTAAAGGATTTAGGGAGTAGTCTAGGGTGAAAATTTACAGCGTAAGCATCAACGTCGTCTGGTTTCACTCCCCGTTTTATTAGAAACTTATAAGCTTGAACTAATGCGTTTATAGGTGGCTCGTAAGGGGAATGTTTATGTCTAGTAAACCTTTCCTCTTCTGCTGCAAAAACTAATTTACCATCTATAATGACCGCAACTGCATTATCATGAACTATTGGAAAGTTAAACCCTATTACTACTGTCACAATATAAAAAAAGGTCTATGGTTAATAAATATTTAAGAGAAACTTGTTAACAATAATATTGCAAGCATTCAATTTAACTTTGACACTTTAGCACGTTGCCTTTAGATAGGCTAACCTAAATCGGGTCGCTTGAGAAATTTTAATTCAAAATGTAGTCAGTAGGCTGTAGATTCTGGAATTAACTTTCTCTTCAACAAGACTATAACTACTAATATTTTATGATCTCTAAAGTGTTGATAGAACATATTAATCCCCACTTAAATGATCATCTTAAAACTTTAAAAACTTAAAAACGCAATGCATTTCATATAAAAGAAGTCTTATCTGCTATAAATAGTGGTCATTACACTATTACACTTCAATCAAACATACTAATTTTCTAAATCGAGATAAAAGAGTTAAAACTCATATATTATGCCGTAACATGCGAATGTTCGTTTCTCTATAGTCCTTCCAGAATAAACTGTTATTCTCTGAATATGTAATTCAGTGTAGCATTTATCGGTAGACCCCAAAATCACCCCACTGAAAATAAGTCTAATGCATAAAAAAGTGATTTTAGAGCATTAAATGAATATTCGTAAAAATAATTAATATTATCAAATAAAAATAACAGAATTAAGAATAAACGAAAGTCTTCCCTAGACATATTCCCCTTAACAAACACGAACAACATGTAAATAAGTATAGCCAGAACGAAGACGAACAAGCGAAAAACCAACTCCTAGAAGACGTGAAAATCAAGAAAGATTTAACCATCCTAAAGTCTCAATAGGACTCCTAACCTCATTATACAACCTAACAACCTTGTATTTGGGCAAATCAAGATTAGTCCCCTTAGCAAAATACTCCCTCTTGCCATCCCTTACCCTATGATGATTAACCTAAAAGCAACCCTATCCTTCCCCTTACTCCTCGTCCTATATATACCATCAAAATCGTGGTGAACCTTAACGTCACCCACGGGTACAGCAACCACAAACTTAAATTGAGACAAGTACTTTAACACGTCAACTGAGTAAAAACTAGCATCAAGCGTTACTAACGCCCAAGGCCAAGACTTGCTCAATCAAGGTCTTGACAATATCTGCTTTACTCATTCCTTTGGTTATGCGTGTTAGGGCTAGTACTAGGGTTTTTCCGTTAACTTGTGTTGTTGCAGTTGCGTAGTTCCATGCGTAGCCTTGTTTTGATCCTCCTATTCCTTCTACTGGTTTTCCCTTGTTATTGATGTCCAGTCTATTGAAATTTTTATTGGTCTGTGGTTTTTAATTCGTTTTTTAGTTTTTTTATTGAGAGTTTTTTTATTTTCTCTGTCATCTTGTCTATTGTTGTTTGTTCTATGTAGTTTCTTGCTGTTTGTGGTGATATGCTAAACTTTTTTGCCTTGTTTTCTATTGAGTCTCTTGTTATTGCTGCTGAGATTATTACTTGTTTTGCTTGTTCTGCTTTTCTTCCTTGGAAGTTTAAGATGGAAGATAATTTATTTTTGACTTGGTTGGGAGGGCTCGGTGTTATCACGTTAAATCTACCACTAGTAATACCGGCTCTCCCAACCTTAAATTTTTACTATTAGTTTCAAATTTTCTATTATCATTTAAGTAATTCGCTGAGATAATTTTTGTAAAATGATTTTGGGGTCTACCGTTGTCGGAAAATCCGTGCAGACCAAGGAGACCTTGAAAACTTTTTAAAATTAACCCGGATGAAATATGCATGGATAAAAACTCAGAAAAACAAGCGTATTACAAAGCGTTGGAGAATGCAATAATCATAACACTTACCCCACTAGAGGGCTTAAGAAAAAGCACAGCAGCAAAACTAATACTAGGGGGAGTAATAGGTTGCACAGCATCAGAAATAGCACAAGAAATAAACATGGACTATGAGACAACACTAAAAAACTTGGACAAGATAGCAAACACTAGCTTAATAAAAGCAGTAAAACAAATAGTAAAAGACCACCCAGTACAACTAATAGTAGACGACACACATGACCATAAACAATACGCAAGAGCAATACCAGTATCGAGAAACTGCACACAAGTATACTACTGCAGAGAACACAAGAGATACGAACCAGCAATACAACTACTAATAATAGTATTAAAGGACTTGAGGACAAACGAGACTTACATAGTAGCAATAACACCCTACATACCGCAAAAGGTTGCAGAAATACTCAAAGAAAGGGGTGAAGAGGCAGAGTTCAAGACAAAAATCCAGTTATACCTAGAGTTACTACCGATACTCTTAAGTGAGTTCAATGTTGTTATTATCTCCTTCGACTCTTGGTATGTTAATTCTAATACTGTGGGGGAACTCAAGTCCAGCGCGCGAGTCGTCGAGGGTGGCAGATCCGTGCCCGTTAGCGAGTTCCCCCAAGGGGAGTACCTAGTAGAATATCTAGGTGTTCCCATAAAGTTACTTGTAGTAGATGATTATAAGGGTTTGGGTAAGAGGTACTTCTTCTCTACTAATGTAAATGATACTTCAGAGGACATAATAACTTCATGGGAGAGTCGTTGTTGGGGTTTTGATTAGGGAGTTAAAGGCGTTGGGGTTGGATAAGGGTTCTTTCCTCACTTGGGTTAGGAATAAGGGTTTCATAACCCTTAAAGCCCTCTCCCTCCTCTAAATAAATTCACTCTATCACTTGGCTACTAAATAAAGAAGCTTACTTATACTCTTTAAGGGAGTTGGAATAAAATTCTCTACGAGTATCACGTCTTTCGTTGAGATAATTCCAGAAATCTTAAAAAGTATAAGGATAACGACTAACGAAATCGCCCAGTTTATTAGAGAAAAGAAAGAGATAGTTATTATCAAGATGGCCATCTTCTCCTTCTTGCCTAGCAAAAAGACTTTCTGAGAGTTGGCAAAAGCAACGTAAAGTGCAGAAGTTATAATCGCATTAAAGGCTTGTGCGATTGCAGCTCCTAATATCCCCATCCTCGGAATAAGATAATAAGAGACCCCAACAACTTCTAATGCACTTATTAAACCTATTATAATAAATGGCCTATAATTCTTCTTAGCCGCAACAAGAAAGGCAGAAAGGATTTGGAGAGGCATAGTTGAGGTTAATGATAAAACTATTAGTTCCATTGCCCGAATACCTAACACGTATTGCGGGAAAAGTTTAGATATGAAAAACGGGGAGATAGCGTAAGCTAGTATAGCTATAGGTAATGAGAATAAAGTGAGCAGTCTTACTGTTAATGACGACATTTCTTCAATATTGCTCCCCTTAGCGTAATAATAAGTAGAAGAAGGTAGTAGGGAGGAGGAAAGAGAAGAGATTAGTATTGACGGGACTATCGCTACTAGGGAAACTAATTGGTAAATACCGAGATAGTATGAGCCCAAGAGGAATGCAGTAATTACTCTGTCACCTTGTGATGAAATGAAGCTTACAATACCAGTTAAATAAATAGGAAGGCCAACTTTTACTATTTCTTTAAAGACCTCCTTATCTAAACCGAAACCAAATGGTATATAAAGGTGATAATAAATAGCCTTGATCAACGCTCCTATAGTCCAAATCGCGATTAAGAGCTCCACGTTATGATAAAATACTGCTAAGACTGAGAACCCCCACCTAGCTATAGTAAATATAGCATTCCCCACGTTTACTTCAGTAAATTTTCCTAAACCAGAAAGTACTTGTCCTTGGTAATTAGTGTAAAGGTAAATGATAAAATACGGTATCGAAAGCCAAAGGTATGATTGAAAGAATAACAAAAAGAGTAAAAAGGGTGAAATTAGTAAGGCAAAAGAAAGAGCAGTATGGGCTATTCTCTTATATTCCTCATTCTTAGCGTATCTATGTGATATTTCCCTTGTGATAATAGAGTAAGGAAGAATGGCGAAGAATGAGCCGGTAATTGTCTCCATTAATTGGATTATAGCCACTTTGCCTACAAATGATGGATTTGCAAAATGTCCAGCTATAAGGAAGAAGATTAACCCTAGAACGGAGTTAAATATTGTGGTAGCGAGGAATTTGAAAGCCCCACCTAATGGATTCACAAAGTATAAAATGCTAGATGAATTTTTAAAGATTATCGCTTTGATGAATTGCTTCAATTTTTATTAAAGCTAACGTTAAACTTACTTTTAAATCAACTCTTGATTTTGAATTTAAGAAAATTTAATGAGCTTAACATATAACAAAATTGAAGATATCCATCAAAGCACTTAATTAAATATATTAAATTAGACATGTGCTTAAGAGGACACTCTTAGCTTATTATTGAGAGAAACAACTATATATATATATTAGATTATAAGAGATTACCAAAAATTTATGTAGAAGTGTTAGTCTCTAGTTTATGTAAACGGAAAGAGATTCTTCAAACTTTACGCCAGTTATCGTTATTAAAGTGTAAGGAAGCTAAACCTTGTTTTAAGCTAACTAAACTTTGGGGCTGTTTTTATAGGATAAAAATGTTGAAGTTACTAGATTCTTAACCTTTAAGTCAATCTCATTGCCCTTCTTTACTGAAACACCATAAATTTTATCAATATATTCAAATCCCTAATTTTACCCAATTTAGCGAAATAATTATTATTTATTTTAAATAATTAAGGTTGTAATAACATAATGTAATTCTCGATTAATAGAATGAGTTACTTAATATGTGCTCTTCATATACGATATATGCGATATAACTCAGATAATGAAATTTTTATTGTTAATTATAGAGTTTAAATGATATAACTTTAAGGAAATCTTAAACTAAATTTCGAGTGGATAAGATGTTTGGAAATGTTCAAAGTATCCTATTTATTTTTTTATTGCAAATTCGATTAGCAGTGTATGTTTTTCTCCTCCGCATAAACAATTTCTTTATCCCTCCAGATTCTTGATAAACATTTTTTATCAATCTAGCAATTCTCTTGGCACCGAGGTGTAAACCAAGGGAGTATTTGAATAAGAGAACGAAGAGGAGGGAGAGGGCTTTAAGGGTTATGAAACCCTTATTCCTAACCCAAGTGAGGAAAGAACCCTTATCCAACCCCAACGCCTTTAACTCCCTAATCAAAACCCCAACAACGACTCTCCCATGAAGTTATTATGTCCTCTGAAGTATCATTTACATTAGTAGAGAAGAAGTACCTCTTACCCAAACCCTTATAATCATCTACTACAAGTAACTTTATGGGAACACCTAGATATTCTACTAGGTACTCCCCTTGGGGGAACTCGCTAACGGGCACGGATCTGCCACCCTCGACGACTCGCGCGCTGGACTTGAGTTCCCCCACAGTATTAGGTAAAAGAGTCTTAGAATTAACATACCAAGAGTCTAAGGAGATAATAACAACATTGAACTCGCTTAAGAGTATCGGTAGTAACTCTAGGTATAACTGGATTTTTGTCTTGAACTCTGCCTCTTCACCCCTTTCTTTGAGTATTTCTGCAACCTTTTGCGGTATGTAGGGTGTTATTGCTACTATGTATGATTCGTTTGTTCTCAAGTCCTTTAATACTATTATTAGTAGTTGTATTGCTGGTTCGTATCTCTTGTGTTCTCTGCAGTAGTATATTTGTGTGCAGTTTCTCGATACTGGTATTGCTCTTGCGTATTGTTTATGGTCATGTGTGTCGTCTACTATTAGTTGTACTGGGTGGTCTTTTACTATTTGTTTTACTGCTTTTATTAAGCTAGTGTTTGCTATCTTGTCCAAGTTTTTTAGTGTTGTCTCATAGTCCATGTTTATTTCTTGTGCTATTTCTGATGCTGTGCAACCTATTACTCCCCCTAGTATTAGTTTTGCTGCTGTGCTTTTTCTTAAGCCCTCTAGTGGGGTAAGTGTTATGATTATTGCATTCTCCAACGCTTTGTAATACGCTTGTTTTTCTGAGTTTTTATCCATGCATATTTCATCCGGGTTAATTTTAAAAAGTTTTCAAGGTCTCCTTGGTCTGCACGGATTTTCCGACAAGTGCTATTCGATTTTAAGAGAACTTTCCTTGATAAAGTTTTCAAAGTGATATCATAATTATCTAATTACTTTTGTAAAGTTCTATGACGCACATCAGATGCGATAGAGTTAAAATCTTTTCTATATATATTTTATATAAAGATGCTAAACATCAAAATGATTTTTGCTTTAAATGAAAAGCGCTATGGTTTATTAAGAAACATAATAATAGGTATTATCAGCCTTTTAATACTTTTATTATCGTTTAAAGGTCACGTTATATATTATTGGGACCAGGGTTTTATTCCATATGGTACATCTAATCAGTTAGTTGATATTTTTAATTTATGGATTCCTCAGTATGGATTGGGAGTTCTTGGAGGTACCATAAATCCTTTTGCAATTTTTATAGAGATTGAATATATTACTTCTCAATTTTTACCAGCATGGTTAAGTGAACTTTTAACAATTTGGATATTTTATTATTTAGGAGGATTAGGAACTATGATTTTTATAGAACAAATACTTAAGTTTAATGAGATCAAAAGCATAGGAAAGAAAATCAGTATAATTATACCAAGTATATTATTTTATTATGGCGTTCCATGGTGGTGGTTTGGAGGTGGATTATTTAATCCAATTCAATGGCCAGATATAGTAGCTGAAGGATTAATGCCAGTTCTTTTCATTTTTACATATAAATTTTTTAATAAAATAAATTCTGATAAAATAGATTTTAAAATAATATCTATAATTTATGTTATATTTATTTTACTTATATACAATTTTAATGTGTGGAACCTTATATTACTACTAGTATATGTTCCTTATTTTACTTATCTTTTAATCATGAAAATTAAAAATCCTAAAAATTTTGTTTTTTCTAGTATAATAATCACTTTTATGGGTCTTAGCATATATTTAGCATTAAAACCTTTTATATTTTTAACAACTCTCTATGCTAATAACTTTGTTAGACTTAATATTCAAACATTAAATTCTAGTCTTAAAATTTATGAACAATCGAGTTTACCTATATTTTCTGTTCTTATCTCTCCGGTCTTATCTCCAATTTTCGGAGGCTTTGTTAAACAACCTCTATTTTTATTTAGGTATTACCAAGATATACTCTATCTGGTAATTAGCGTTATAATATCTATATTATTATTTTTACCTCTATTAAATAGAAAATGTTTTATTTATAGAATTTATTTAGTATTTTTATCAATTCTAATATTAATAATATTAAATTTTTGGATGGGTATGTATTCTCCTTTCTTCTATTTAATGAAATACTTGTTCATACATGTTCCAGTATTTGTGATACTAAAATATCCGTGGATAGCTTTGGATTTTGTTATGCCCTTCGTTCTAACTATCTTGTTTTCTAGCAGTATTTATATAGTAACTAATCAAATAAAGAATCTTAAACGAGTTTATTTATCAGCAATATTATTAACCTTGATTTCAATTAGCTATGGATTTCCAGTTCTAGTAGGATATGGTATTAAGACTCCGATTTACTTTCCTAATGGGCCCTCTCCTTATCTAGATAATATTTCTTCTTATAATTATATCTCAGATATAATTAATAGTGATAATAACTTAACTACTGTTTTAGTCTTACCACCTACTTATAGTTTATATACAACTAAAGAATATTTAGGGTTAGATATATACTATTGGCTACTTAATAACAAAAATATATTGGATGGTGGATATTTAACTAATCCTAGTACTTACTCTCTCTATTGGACGTTCTATTCAGCGCTATTAAAACACGACAAAGTATTAGCTAATAATATACTATCTATATTGAACGTTAAATATATAGTTTTAGAGGGTGACGCGCTTTATATACCTTCTGGTACAATGCCATCATTTAATATATCTCAAATAGAGTCTGGCATTAACATTCTTAATACTTCATTTATAACTAGTTATAGCGAAATTTATCTATACGAATATAAAAATCCTGTAGGATTATTTTATTCTCCTAAGACATTTATAATATCTAATCTATCTTCTATTTCAATTTATTTATCAAATAGTAGCTATGATCCTAGAAATAATATAATTATAACTCCAGTTAACAATATTTATAATATTTCTCCTAATCAATTATCGATATTAGAAAAAATGAGTGTAAACATACATCGGGCTAAAATATTAGATATAGAACAGTACACTCATGAAGATTTTTGTATAACAGTGAATTCTACTGGACCATTTTTATTAGTTTTTACCCAAACTTTCTCACCATATTGGGTTGTATATGCCAATGGTAGTAAAATATCACAAAATGATCACTTTATAGCGTATGGCTTTGCAAATGTATGGTTTATAAATGAGTCTGGTGTTCTAAAAATTAGAATAGCAATGCCAGTACAACACTTGGTGCAAAGTGATTATATTAAATACTTCGGATTAAGCGTATCCTTACTAATGGTACCATATATGGGCTTAATAATAACTAGGAGGATAAAGAATAATGTACGACATTCAAAATAATTTATTATTAGAAGATATAATTAATTTCTTTAAAAAGAACGAGAACTTGATAAAAGGTAAAAGAATATTATTACTAAATGTAAACAAGCAGGTAGAAAATGTTCTAAATATTCTAGGGCAAATAGGCTCCAAGATTGTTGGATTAGGAAAAACTGAAGATGTATATGATTTACCGTTTTATTGGAGAATAAAATATATTAATGCTGATTTAAAGGATGTAAGATTTCCTAACTCTCTATTTGATAGTAGTTTTATATTTTTAACTGATAAAGAATTAGAATCTTATATAATAACTGACGAATTAGAACGTGTACTAAAACCAAAATCTCTAATATTTATTCTTTTTCTAAAAAAAGATTTACTGGAAAATCGTGAAGAATATATAAGAAAATTAGAGACAAAATTTGAATTTATTTCTAATACTAAGAATATTGTTTATTTAAAGAGCAAAAAAGAAGAAGTCAAAAGAAATATAAATACTATATATGTATATCATCCTAATCTCGATAAAGATGGAATAACAGAGTATGCCAAACATTTAATATATAGACTTAGGAAAAGAGGATTCAAGGTTGTTGAAGGACTACCAGTAAAAGAAGATGATAACGATATAGTTATTGTAGAGTATGAAGAACTATTAGCTTATTCGAATAAGATAAAAAAACTAGGTGAACTTCCTAAAAATTCAATCATAGAAATACACTCAAAGAAACTTAATGAGTACAATAACGATTTAACATATCTATATCATGGAATACCTAAAAATTATGGACTCGATTTTAGCAAATTGAAATGGTATTATGTTCCTCATATAGCCTATGAAATAGAAATAAATAATACCTATAAGAAATACGACTATTGTTCTTTTGGTTTCTGGTCACAATTTAAGCGCTTTGACCAAATTAGGAAATTAAAAGGAAGGAAGAAATTGGTAATGAGTTTTAATTATCTAATATCGGATGATAAATTTGTTAAAGATCAGTGCAAAAAAATGTTAAAGTTCCCTATTGGATTGATTTGTGATTCTCCTCTAGTATCTGCTAGAAATTTAAAATTAAGTATTAAAATTAAATATAATTTACTTAGATTATTTAGAGTAAAAGTAGTTATAAAAGATTATATACCTTTTGATGAACTTCTTAAAGAGCTTTCAGAATGTAGGGCGTTTGTATTCTTTCAAGAAACTGATGCACCGTCTTCGGGATCTATGAGGCTTGCAGCTGCATTTGGAGTTCCCGTATATGCAAAAGATAACTTAAGGTCTAAAGATTCTCAAGCTATTAGGTTTAAAGACCTTAATGAATTAAATTACTTAAGTAATATTTTTAAAAATCAAAAAATAATAATAGATGATGGTTTAGATTACATATTATCGCTTATATTATACGAAAAATGAAAGTGAACAATCTAGGTATCGCTTATATATATATGGTATGTTTTTATATATGGCAAATATAAGATAACGACTTAATATTTTAGATTTTTATTTTTGAAATTTTTAAAATTTCTATCCATTATTTTTAGTTTTAACTATCTACCTTCTTATTAGAATGAAATTCTATAAAACTAAGAAAAATATATTCATTTTTTAAATTATGAAGTTTTAAGACTCTAATTAAAAAAGGGGAATATTTAAATTTATATGTAGTGTCTCTGTGTGTCCAACAATTTTATTCACCTTGTTGTAAGAGGTTGTATAAGGTGAAGAACGCTTTTACCCACCTCGTTATTG from Sulfolobus sp. S-194 encodes the following:
- a CDS encoding carbamoyltransferase C-terminal domain-containing protein — translated: MTVVIGFNFPIVHDNAVAVIIDGKLVFAAEEERFTRHKHSPYEPPINALVQAYKFLIKRGVKPDDVDAYAVNFHPRLLPKSFRDIKYFEEYFIGYFKGYGIPISEAIKGFFKSLFFGNATYLDYAKKLVLHAAKKAGYQISHDIKIYPVEHHLTHAATAYYFSGFNSATVLTIDGRGEVDSTVVWKVKNGEFEKIVSIPIWDGSIGELWDFVTMNIGFDWLEGPGKAMGLAPYGKSDSEIEMKFLEVFRLEDKDYPYILSEKFRKKKILDLAYSSYYSNYQVIADYITGGKINWNPKGTIDQRAANIAYELQSFTDNLLLHIGKWAKSHTGEDKVALAGGVALNAKANMELYYSHIFNDVFIFPAANDAGGPIGAAAYVYEHVLGGKMQHGRLKNVYLGPEYDDETIKKVIQDSKFRAEYVGDDVSAVVDIVAKGGIITWYQGRAELGPRALGNRSIVADPTRKDYWRLVNDIKGREWWRPLAPSLLDEDKDVYFKDPVSHEFMILMLRYKDEEVCKRVPVTCHVDFTARPQTVTKDQNRTWYDLIKGFKDLKGEGLIMNTSFNLAGEPLVETPQDALRSFAVKGFDAMYMQGWIIYKK
- a CDS encoding oligosaccharide flippase family protein; the protein is MNPLGGAFKFLATTIFNSVLGLIFFLIAGHFANPSFVGKVAIIQLMETITGSFFAILPYSIITREISHRYAKNEEYKRIAHTALSFALLISPFLLFLLFFQSYLWLSIPYFIIYLYTNYQGQVLSGLGKFTEVNVGNAIFTIARWGFSVLAVFYHNVELLIAIWTIGALIKAIYYHLYIPFGFGLDKEVFKEIVKVGLPIYLTGIVSFISSQGDRVITAFLLGSYYLGIYQLVSLVAIVPSILISSLSSSLLPSSTYYYAKGSNIEEMSSLTVRLLTLFSLPIAILAYAISPFFISKLFPQYVLGIRAMELIVLSLTSTMPLQILSAFLVAAKKNYRPFIIIGLISALEVVGVSYYLIPRMGILGAAIAQAFNAIITSALYVAFANSQKVFLLGKKEKMAILIITISFFSLINWAISLVVILILFKISGIISTKDVILVENFIPTPLKSISKLLYLVAK
- a CDS encoding class I SAM-dependent methyltransferase codes for the protein MYDIQNNLLLEDIINFFKKNENLIKGKRILLLNVNKQVENVLNILGQIGSKIVGLGKTEDVYDLPFYWRIKYINADLKDVRFPNSLFDSSFIFLTDKELESYIITDELERVLKPKSLIFILFLKKDLLENREEYIRKLETKFEFISNTKNIVYLKSKKEEVKRNINTIYVYHPNLDKDGITEYAKHLIYRLRKRGFKVVEGLPVKEDDNDIVIVEYEELLAYSNKIKKLGELPKNSIIEIHSKKLNEYNNDLTYLYHGIPKNYGLDFSKLKWYYVPHIAYEIEINNTYKKYDYCSFGFWSQFKRFDQIRKLKGRKKLVMSFNYLISDDKFVKDQCKKMLKFPIGLICDSPLVSARNLKLSIKIKYNLLRLFRVKVVIKDYIPFDELLKELSECRAFVFFQETDAPSSGSMRLAAAFGVPVYAKDNLRSKDSQAIRFKDLNELNYLSNIFKNQKIIIDDGLDYILSLILYEK